The genomic interval CGAATATCATGGCGTAATCGTTCTCCTTAATGCCTTTAATGGATACCGGCAGGAAGTGTTTGGGCTTCAAAGGCACGTTGGCGGCAGCGTATTCAGCGGGTTTACCGTCCTTATCCGCATATACACGGAAGATGGAGAAGTCGCCGGTATGACGTGGCCATTCCCAGTTATCAGTATCGCCGCCGAACTTGCCAATGCTTTCCGGCGGAGCGCCCACCAGGCGGATATCCTTATAACGTTCATAGACAAAGAGCAGGTACTGGTTGCCTTTGAACATCGGTAATACTTTTGCTTCGTAATTAGTGCCGTTGATGGCCTGGCTTACGATGTCGGCAACGGTTTTCTGCTGTTGCTGCTGCCTGTCCTGACCACTCAGGCCTTTCAGGGCATCCTGTACCTGTTTGGTCACATCGTCCACCCTTACCAGGAACTGTACGGACAGTCCTTTAGCTGGGATCTCCTGCTGTTTGTCGAGCGCATAAAAACCGTTTTTAAGATAGTTGTGCTCTACTGAGCTGGCAGTAGCAATGGCATCATAGCCACAGTGGTGGTTGGTAAAGATCAACCCCTGGTTACTCACTATTTCTCCTGTACAGCCACCGCCGAAAATGATAATGGCGTCTTTCAGAGACGCTTTGTTAATACTGTACAATTGTTCTTTCGTCAGCTTAAGACCTTTCTTCACCATATCATTGTACACTTGCTGTCCCAATAAATAGGGCAGCCACATTCCTTCATCTGCTTTGGCGAATTGTGCCGCCAGCAGTAACAGAAGGATCAGGAGATTTTTCTTCATAATTGTTATCAGTTTTAAAAAGCAGGCTCAAACCTAGGTATTTTTTTAATAAGCGCCATACTGTCTGTGGTAAACGGCGAATGGCGTCCCGGGCCAAAACTGGAATGGCATTTGTAAAAAGGTGGTGATTGGCGGGTTGAAGCGCACAAAATCACTTTAAAAGCCTACTTATGAAAAGAATACTGCTGCTGTTGACAGCACTGGCTTTCCTGGCATGCCGGGAAACCACCCGGACACAAGAGAAGAAGGAAGAGCTGAAGGAAGGTGTGGAAAAAATTGGACAGGATGTCAGGGAAACGGCGGAAAAGGCCGGGGAATATATGGAAGCTCAGCGCGATAGTTTACGGAACGGGCTTGAAGAGCGTAAACGTGAAATAGACGCGAAAATGGAAGCACTGAAGAAAGATGGCTCCGAAAAAAGTAAAAAGACCCAGGTCAAACTGGCGAAACTGAGAGATCAGATAGACAGCAAACTTACCGAGTTAAAAAACGGCAGTGCTGCTGCCTGGGACAGTACCCGGGATGATATTGATACCCTGATGAAAAAAACGGACAAGGAGTGGAAGGAATTTAAAGCGGATTTTAAGGAATTATTCCGGTAGGGATAAGAAACGAAATTCGCTACCTTTACCGCAATAATCATACTAAAAAGCCTTGTTACGTTCTTATCACCAAAAAGATATCGCTTTTGAAGCCGGCTGTGACGAAGCCGGAAGAGGATGCCTGGCCGGTCCTGTGTTTGCGGCAGCGGTTATATTGCCGCCCAGATTCAGGAATAAGTTGCTGAATGATTCCAAGCAGCTGAAAGCGGCGGAGCGTGAGAAATTGCGTACTGTAGTGGAAAGAGAAGCGATTGCCTATGCGGTGGCCAGTGTGGATAATGTGGAGATTGACAGGATCAACATTCTCCAGGCCTCTTTCAGGGCCATGCATCTGGCGCTGGAACAACTGAAGCAGCAACCGGGTTATATATTGGTTGACGGGAATCGTTTTGTACCTTATGGAAATATTCCTCATGCCTGTATCATAAAAGGCGACGGCATATATGCCTCCATAGCAGCGGCCTCCATACTGGCGAAAACCTACAGGGATGAATACATGCAGCAATTGCATGAACAGTACCCGCATTTTGGATGGCTGGAGAATAAAGGATATCCTACACAACAACATCGGGATGCTATCCGTGAACATGGCGATACGCCATTTCACAGGAAATCATTTAGATTGTTGCCCGACGAACAACTGGAATTGGATTTTGATACTCCCGTACAGGAATATACGGTGGTAAAAGTGGTTTCACCTGGTGATATAGAAGATTAGAAAAACTATTGTTTATTAATTTTGCCCTTGGATAGGATTAGACTATGTTAAAGCAGACACAACAGCAGAAGCTATTACAGAAATTGTCGCCTCAGCAGATTCAGCTGATGAAACTGCTGCAGGTTCCTACGGCTGTTCTTGAAGAACGAATCAAGGAAGAGCTGGAGGAAAACCCTGCCCTGGAATACGGGGAAGAGGCGCATGAAGACGAATTTAAAGACCCCCAGGAAGAATTTAACAGTACGGATGCGGAAGATGGGGACGATGAGTTTGAACCCGATGGCAGCGAGAACGAATACGATAACATTGATATATCTGAGTATGTTAGTGAGGGGGATGATGATATAGCAGACTATAAACTCAGGGATGATAACTATCCTGATCAGGATGAGAATAAAACGATCCCGGTAAGGGTGGAAACATCTTTTCATGAGCATCTTCTGAGCCAGCTGGGAATGCTGGAACTGGACGACAGGCAGAACAGCATTGCAGAACAGATCATCGGTAGTATTGACGATGACGGTTATCTGCGCCGGGAGGTGAGTGCGATCGTAGACGACCTTTCGTTTTCCCAGAATGTCGCGACAGATGAGGATGAGATCAGGGATCTTATCCGCAAGATCCAGGACTTCGACCCGCCGGGGGTGGCTGCCACTGACCTGAAGGAATGCCTGTTGCTGCAGTTAAAGCGTAAGCCGCAGGACGATCCGGGGGTGGTAGGTGCTTATCTGATCCTGGAGAATTACTTTGACGAATTTACCAAGAAGCACTACGAGAAGATCCAGAAGGGCCTGAATATGAGTGATGATGCCCTGAAAGAGGCCATCGGGCAGATCATCAGGCTCACACCGAAACCGGGAGGTAACTTCGCTACACTGAATAAGGCAGAAAGTTATGTGGTGCCTGATTTCTTTATCCTGAACAACAATGGTAAGCTGGAGCTGACGCTGAACTCCAAGAATGCGCCCGACCTCCGCATCTCGGAAGGATACAGGGACATGCTGAAAGAATATGACCGGGGTGACAAGAAAGATAAGCGTCAGAAAGAAGCAGTCTTGTTCATTAAACAGAAGATTGACGCAGCCAAATGGTTTATTGACGCAATCAAGCAAAGGCAGCATACCCTGCTGTCAACAATGGAATCCATCATGGCATACCAGCGGGAGTTCTTCCTGACAGGAGATGAGACGACCATGCGCCCGATGATCCTGAAAGACATTGCGGATATTACCCAGCTGGATATTTCTACCGTCAGCCGTGTGGCCAACAGTAAATATGTACAGACAGAGTTTGGTACTTTCAAGCTGAAATTTTTCTTCAGTGAATCACTTTCTACAGATAGCGGGGAGGAAGTATCCACCCGTGAGGTGAAAAAGATATTGTCTGACCTGATAGAAGGGGAAAATAAACGTAAACCGCTAAGTGACGAAAACCTGACCAAGATGCTGCAGGACAAAGGGTATAATATTGCCCGCCGTACAGTGGCCAAATACCGTGAGCAGCTGAATATTCCTGTAGCCAGGCTGAGGAAGGAACTTTAATGACCTGGCGGCCGTCCTGCCTTAAAAGGGGCGGAAATTGTGAATGGAACAAGTAATCATACCCACAACGGATAATTCCCGGCAGGAGAAGCCGGTATTTTCACCTGTATTGCAGAAGGTAGCTGAAGTGATCTCTTACCTGTCGCATCCTCTATTTCTGCCTTTACTGGTAACGGTACTGTTGGTCAATGCCATGCCTGCATATTTTGTGGTGTTCAAACAGGATAGTATCCGGTATGCTTTCGATCTGCTGTACATCAGGGTAGCATTCACTACATTGTTCCTGCCGCTGTTTGTGGTGGCGCTTTGTAAAGCACTGGGTTTTGTAACGTCTTTCCAGCTGCGGTCACAGAAGGACCGTATCATTCCTTATATAGCCTGCACTATATTTTACTTCTGGACCTATTTCGCCTTTAAGCGTCAGGGCGTAGCGCCTCCTTTTTTCAATGCATTCTTCCTGGGTGTTTTCATTGCCATCGTGATCGGTATGGTGGCCAATACCTACGTGAAGATCAGTATGCATACGATAGGATGGGGAGGCGTGATCGGATTCCTGCTGATGCTGATGACCGGGTTGAATATGAATATCAGCCTTGCGCTGATGATCGCTTTCCTGATCTCGGGAATTGTGGCTACAGCCCGGCTTATACTGGGGGCACATACCCCTGCGGAAATCTATACCGGTTTTATACTGGGTATCCTCTCACAGCTGATAGCATATGGCATAGCGGGGTAAAAACAGTTTTAAAAAACTTTTTTTGACTACGCACATCCAGTGCGTAAAGCCTGCTCATCTTTGTAGTGTTATTTGAACATTGACATATGCTTCTGTTGTGCGTTAGCCCTTTAAACTTATAATAACAGCATAACAATAAATGTGAAAGGTTGATTCTGTTTACTACAACATTTAGTATTTATGGCCAAAATGCTAAAAATTTTAGGATAATAGAAAATTAGATCATAACTTAGCACACCATTAAATTTGTAAAAAACACTTACTAATATGTCTACAGCCAATACTGACAAACTCAAGGCGCTGCGCCTTACAATGGACAAGATCGAGAAGGATTTCGGTAAGGGATCCGTGATGATGATGGGGGAGAAAGGCACAGAGCCGATGGAGGTGATATCAACAGGCTCTCTGGGTCTGGATATCGCGCTCGGTATCGGAGGTTTCCCCAAAGGCAGGATCATTGAGATATATGGACCAGAGTCTTCCGGTAAGACAACGGTAGCTATTCATACAATTGCAGAAGCCCAGAAAAAGGGTGGTATCTGCGCTATCATAGATGCGGAGCATGCGTTTGACAGCTCTTATGCCCAGAGACTGGGTGTAGATGTGGACGCACTGCTGATCTCTCAGCCTGATCATGGTGAGCAGGCCCTGGAAATTGCAGACCGTCTGATCCTCTCCGGAGCCGTAGACGTGGTTGTGATCGACTCCGTTGCAGCACTGGTACCAAAAGGTGAGCTGGAAGGAGAGATGGGTGAGAGCAAAATGGGTTTACAGGCACGTTTGATGTCTCAGGCACTGCGTAAACTGACCGCTACAATTTCGAAAACAAATTGCTGCTGCATATTTATTAACCAGCTGCGTGAAAAGATAGGAGTGATGTTTGGTAATCCGGAAACTACAACCGGTGGTAACGCGCTCAAATTCTACGCTTCTGTGCGTTTGGACATTCGTCGTATGACCCAGATCAAAGATGGTGATGAAGCTGTGGGTAACCGCGTAAAAGTAAAAGTAGTAAAGAACAAAGTTGCACCTCCCTTCCGCCAGGCTGAATTCGATATCATCTTTGGACAAGGTATTTCCAAGATGGGTGAAATTATCGATATGGGTGTTGAATACGGCGTCATCCAGAAAAGCGGCAGCTGGTTCAGTTATGAAACCAACAAGCTGGGCCAGGGCCGCGATGCCGTAAAGCAATTGCTGCTTGATAACCCTGAAGTGGCAGCAGAAATTGAAGGCAAGATCAAGGCGAAGCTGGCAGAGCAACAAGCGCAGGCTTAATAAAGATTACTGTTTCAAAGGCACCGGATGAATGAGTAGCGATGCGTTAATGGTATCGCCTGGTGAAGTGTTGTCGCCTTTGAAAGCATGGCTTAGTGAGTAATGTTGTTGAGATAGACGTAAGCATGAAGATCAGGAATGCTGCGATATTGAACGCTGAAGATTTAATAGTGGTATTACTGAGTATACGAAAGCTTATGAGCAGCGGTTTGAGGGGCATAGACTTAAGTGGGTTGACACTATGGTGTTAAACACTAACCGGTAGTGCCGTTTTCAACAAGTGAGGCTTGACATGCAAAAGCTTAACGGTATACTACAATGTTAAACATTAAAGAGCAGTAGCGCTTTCAACAAGCACTGGCTTTGATAAGCATTAGCACTGCAGCCTTAAAAAAGAGTTGTTTTAGTTTTAGATATAAGCATTGGGTTAGTTAGTATTAACGTAAATCCCTGCCTTCTCCTGGGCGGGGATTATTTTTTTAGGCCGTTGGCTTCATATCCTTCCAGGCCCACAAATAACGACAGGCATATGTTCTGTAAGGCGACCATTTACCGGAGATCTTCAGCAGTTTTTCCCTGAAAGCTTTCTTATCTGTATTATCCAGTTTATAGATCTTAATCATCGCCTGCTGTAATCCCCAGTCGTCAATGGCAAAAACATCTTCCCTCCCCAGGTAGAACATGAGCAGCATCTCTACCGTCCATCTGCCTACACCCTTGATCTGCGTGAGATATTTGATCACCTCTTCATCCGTCATTTTTTCCAGCTTCTTGTCTGTCAGCTGTTCTTCCACCGCAAACCGCGCCACATTGTGTACATAACTCACCTTCGCGTTCGACAGGCCAATAGCCCTTAAGGTAGGTGTTGGCGTATCCATGATCTGCCGGGGAGTAGGTTCCTTGCCATCATATAAGGCCAGGAAGCGTGCATAAATAACAGTGGCTACTTTCACGCTTAACTGCTGGCTCATAATTGACGCTATCAGCCGCAAGGCAATATTCTTGCGCTTTGTGAGCGCGGGAA from Chitinophaga filiformis carries:
- a CDS encoding ribonuclease HII gives rise to the protein MLRSYHQKDIAFEAGCDEAGRGCLAGPVFAAAVILPPRFRNKLLNDSKQLKAAEREKLRTVVEREAIAYAVASVDNVEIDRINILQASFRAMHLALEQLKQQPGYILVDGNRFVPYGNIPHACIIKGDGIYASIAAASILAKTYRDEYMQQLHEQYPHFGWLENKGYPTQQHRDAIREHGDTPFHRKSFRLLPDEQLELDFDTPVQEYTVVKVVSPGDIED
- the rpoN gene encoding RNA polymerase factor sigma-54 → MLKQTQQQKLLQKLSPQQIQLMKLLQVPTAVLEERIKEELEENPALEYGEEAHEDEFKDPQEEFNSTDAEDGDDEFEPDGSENEYDNIDISEYVSEGDDDIADYKLRDDNYPDQDENKTIPVRVETSFHEHLLSQLGMLELDDRQNSIAEQIIGSIDDDGYLRREVSAIVDDLSFSQNVATDEDEIRDLIRKIQDFDPPGVAATDLKECLLLQLKRKPQDDPGVVGAYLILENYFDEFTKKHYEKIQKGLNMSDDALKEAIGQIIRLTPKPGGNFATLNKAESYVVPDFFILNNNGKLELTLNSKNAPDLRISEGYRDMLKEYDRGDKKDKRQKEAVLFIKQKIDAAKWFIDAIKQRQHTLLSTMESIMAYQREFFLTGDETTMRPMILKDIADITQLDISTVSRVANSKYVQTEFGTFKLKFFFSESLSTDSGEEVSTREVKKILSDLIEGENKRKPLSDENLTKMLQDKGYNIARRTVAKYREQLNIPVARLRKEL
- a CDS encoding phosphatase PAP2 family protein encodes the protein MEQVIIPTTDNSRQEKPVFSPVLQKVAEVISYLSHPLFLPLLVTVLLVNAMPAYFVVFKQDSIRYAFDLLYIRVAFTTLFLPLFVVALCKALGFVTSFQLRSQKDRIIPYIACTIFYFWTYFAFKRQGVAPPFFNAFFLGVFIAIVIGMVANTYVKISMHTIGWGGVIGFLLMLMTGLNMNISLALMIAFLISGIVATARLILGAHTPAEIYTGFILGILSQLIAYGIAG
- the recA gene encoding recombinase RecA, with product MSTANTDKLKALRLTMDKIEKDFGKGSVMMMGEKGTEPMEVISTGSLGLDIALGIGGFPKGRIIEIYGPESSGKTTVAIHTIAEAQKKGGICAIIDAEHAFDSSYAQRLGVDVDALLISQPDHGEQALEIADRLILSGAVDVVVIDSVAALVPKGELEGEMGESKMGLQARLMSQALRKLTATISKTNCCCIFINQLREKIGVMFGNPETTTGGNALKFYASVRLDIRRMTQIKDGDEAVGNRVKVKVVKNKVAPPFRQAEFDIIFGQGISKMGEIIDMGVEYGVIQKSGSWFSYETNKLGQGRDAVKQLLLDNPEVAAEIEGKIKAKLAEQQAQA
- a CDS encoding DNA-3-methyladenine glycosylase family protein, whose translation is MKQSTEEHLVHLRKDKKLAVIMSTPLPALTKRKNIALRLIASIMSQQLSVKVATVIYARFLALYDGKEPTPRQIMDTPTPTLRAIGLSNAKVSYVHNVARFAVEEQLTDKKLEKMTDEEVIKYLTQIKGVGRWTVEMLLMFYLGREDVFAIDDWGLQQAMIKIYKLDNTDKKAFREKLLKISGKWSPYRTYACRYLWAWKDMKPTA